In the Hordeum vulgare subsp. vulgare chromosome 7H, MorexV3_pseudomolecules_assembly, whole genome shotgun sequence genome, one interval contains:
- the LOC123413506 gene encoding uncharacterized protein LOC123413506, which produces MMRAGVRIAMVAAVVLLLAATATAHFRMDLMDGYRPRHGRIRGGGGGFGSSFMPWTQQEPKDVQKQGWSKQSQE; this is translated from the coding sequence ATGATGAGGGCGGGCGTGCGCATCGCCATGGTCGCGGCGGTTGTCCTGCTGCTCGCTGCGACGGCGACGGCGCATTTCCGGATGGACTTGATGGACGGCTACCGGCCGCGGCATGGACGgatcaggggcggcggcggcggcttcggttCCTCATTTATGCCATGGACGCAGCAGGAACCGAAGGACGTACAAAAACAAGGGTGGTCGAAGCAATCACAAgagtag